From the genome of Corallococcus macrosporus DSM 14697:
GCTCCTCGGGGTCCGCCGTCGGCAACGTCCCGCCGATGACCCCGATGAAGAGCATCACCCCCACTCCGATGAGCAAGGACAGCCCGTTGATGACGATGAAGAGGACGCCGAGGATTCGACGGTGCTGCTCCAACCCTGATTCGCTCACCACGCTCCCCCTTGGGTGCGACTACGCCGGGTTTCTTGAAGACTCGCGCTCCAGCTCCACGCGCAGCAACGCCTTGAGGTCCAGCAGCAACCGGAGCCGGTCCGGCGGCCCGCAGACGCCGACGACGAAGGGCGAGTGCCCGGCCACCACCAGCGCGGGCGCGGGCTTGATGTCGCCCCGCCGGACCCGCAGCACCTCCGCCACCCGGTCCACCTTCACCGCCAGACGCCGGCTCCCCAGCTTGCAGACCAGCAGCCGAGACTTCGGTGTCTCCGGGCCCGGCGCGCCCATGAGCCGGCAGCGCAGGTCCACCACCGGGAGGATGAGGCCGCGCAGGTGGAGCACCCCCTCCACGAAGGCCGGCGCGTGTGGAATGGGGGTGATGCGCTGCAAGGGGAGGATTTCCTCCACGCGCATGATGTCCAGCACGTACTCCTCCGCGCCGATGAAGAAGGCGCAGAGCTGCACCACCCCGTCCGCGGCCGAGGCCACCTCGTCGGGGACGGCGTGGGGACGCCGCGGGAGCAGGTTGACGGGGTCCTTCATGGTGCCAGCGCCTGTTCCGCGTCCAGGAGGATGTAGAGCGTGGGCCCACGCCGGCCCATGCCCACCACGCAGTCCCTGTCACCCGTGCGCATCCCCGGCGGCGGCGCCTCCAGCATGGAGGGCTTGAGCTTCACCACGCCCACCACGCCATCCACCCACACCCCCGCGGGCCCCGCCGCCGTGCGCAGCACCAGGATGCGGGCGCTCCGGGGCGGCGCCGGCGCGTCCGGCCCGGCCACCAGGGGCGCCCGCTCCGCCAGCCGCAGGCGCACCTTGACGTCGTACACGGGCAGCAGCTCGCCGCGCAGGTTCATCACGCCCAGGAGCTGCGGCTCGGCCCGGGGAATCTCCGTCAACGGGGGCACCTTGGAGATTTCACGCACCCCCCGGATGGGGACCGCGTAGCACTCCCCCTCCAGGCGGAAGGCCAGGTACTCCTCGGGCACCTCCTCGGGCGCCGAGGGCAACGCGCCGTCACTGCCCGCCGCGAAGTCCTGGAGCCCGGAGACGTCCTCGTCGGGACGGTAGAAGAAGTCGTCGAGCAGTTCCGAGAACCGGGACACGGTGCCCCCAGGATAGCAGCCGGCGGGCCCGTCCGCAGCGAGGGTCAGGCGCGACGCCGCTCCAGGGCCATGCCCTCTTCCAGGAGCGCCGCCACGTCCAGCACCAGGACGGTGCGCCGGTTGCCCAGGTCGGTGGCCCCGGAGATGCCCCGGACGGACTGGAGCCGGCCCCCCAGGGGCTTGGTGACGATGTCCTGCTGGCCGTGCAGCTCGTCCACGGCGATGCCCAGGCGCTCCTGGGCCAGCCCCACCACCACCACGAAGTGGCGGCTCACCGGGCGCTCCGGCAGGGCGAACATGCGCGCCAGCCGCACGAAGGGCAGCGTCTGGCCACGCAGGTCCACCACCTCGCGCCGCTCCACGGTGCGGATGTCCCGGGGCTGGACGGAGATGATTTCCAGCACGCT
Proteins encoded in this window:
- a CDS encoding chemotaxis protein CheW, translating into MKDPVNLLPRRPHAVPDEVASAADGVVQLCAFFIGAEEYVLDIMRVEEILPLQRITPIPHAPAFVEGVLHLRGLILPVVDLRCRLMGAPGPETPKSRLLVCKLGSRRLAVKVDRVAEVLRVRRGDIKPAPALVVAGHSPFVVGVCGPPDRLRLLLDLKALLRVELERESSRNPA
- a CDS encoding chemotaxis protein CheW, coding for MSRFSELLDDFFYRPDEDVSGLQDFAAGSDGALPSAPEEVPEEYLAFRLEGECYAVPIRGVREISKVPPLTEIPRAEPQLLGVMNLRGELLPVYDVKVRLRLAERAPLVAGPDAPAPPRSARILVLRTAAGPAGVWVDGVVGVVKLKPSMLEAPPPGMRTGDRDCVVGMGRRGPTLYILLDAEQALAP